Part of the Cohnella candidum genome, ACCGATCATGACCGGTTTACGGGGATACTTGCCCGCCATTGCCGATAAAAACGGCGCAGTAACCGCATAAGTGACCGCGAATACCGTAACCAATTGTCCGGCTGCGGCGGCCGAAACCGACAAACCTTGGGCCAGCTTCGGCAACACGCCGCCGATCACGAACAGGTCCGTCCCCAAGCTGAACATCGCCAGAGCGAGAAATACCATTTTCCGAACCATCCGGATCCTCCCCCTCATTCCTCTTCATTTCGGTTGGCAATTTCATCCTATCATGCTAAATTAGTTTTATTTAGGACCACTTTTGCGCAATTTTGAGCATACCAATTTTCCGATAAAGGGGCGCAAACGAGCATGACCGGAGACATGGCATCCGCAGGAACGAAAACCGAACAGATCTACGCTCTGCTAAGGGATCGGATATTGCAGGGGCAATTAAGAATCGGCCGGCGGCTGCCGTCTACGAGGGATCTCTCCGGCGAGCTCGGCGCGTCAAGGTCCGTGATCGTGGAGGTTTATGAACAGTTGATCGCGGAGGGTTACGTGGAAGGTCGCGTGGGTTCGGGTACCTTTGTCGCGGACTGGAAAAGCGGCGGATTCGTTGAAGGTCCGCTCTCGGGAGATGCGGCGTCTTCCATGCCGATCACGTTCGAGCGGACGAAGCGCAACCCTTACATCGATTTCATGCCCAGCTTCCCGTCCTTGCAAGACGTTCCGCTTGCCAGGTGGACCGCCGCCTATCGAGAATGCGCGGCAATCGCCGATCCTGCGGTTTTGGGTTATGGCGACCCGGCCGGGGGGCCGGAGCTTCGCCTGCAGATCGCCCGCCTGCTGCTGCAAACCAAGGGCTTCCGCTGTTCGCCCGCCCAAGTCATCGTGACGGCAGGCGCGACGCAAGCGTTATCGCTGCTATCGAAGCTGCTGCTGGCTCCAGGCAAAACGATCGTGACGGAGGATCCGACCGCGAATTTCATACTCGATATCTTCGTTTCCTCAGGCGCAAACGTGGAACCCGTACCGGTCGACCGGCATGGTTTATGTGTAACGGAGCTGAAGGATGCGATTCGGCCGGCAGCGGTGTTCGTCACGCCGTCGCACCAATTTCCGTTCGGGGGCATCCTCCCGATTCAGCGGCGGCTGCAGCTGCTCGAATATGCCCGCCGTACCGGCTGTTACATCATCGAAGACGACTACGACAGCGAGTTCCGTTATTCGGGCATGCCGGTACGCGCTATGCGGGAATGGGACGCGGAGCGGGTCATCTATGTCGGGACATTCAGCAAGAAATTGTTCCCGGCCTTGCGGATCGGTTACATGGTCGTGCCGGAAGCGCTGGTAGAGCCCCTTGTCCACATCAAGAAAACGGCGGATTTCCATGTCCCGGCGCTGCCCCAGCTCGCGCTGGCCCGATTCATGGCGGAGGGCCAATTGGATCGCCATGTGGCCCGGATGAAGCGGGTATATGCCCGAAGACGAGCCCGTCTGCTCGCTTCTTTACGCCAATGGTTCGGTTCCGATGTGGAAACGGATGGAGACGCCGCCGGTTTGCATTTGGTGGCCGATTTCTCAGGTGTCCGGTTTGACGACGCGCTTACGGAGGCGATTAAAGAACGCGGCGTGCTTGTCTACCCCGCGGAATCGTTCGCCATCCGCAAAGGCCGTTACGAAAGCAAACTCATTTTGGGTTTCGGTAATGTCACGGAGCGGCAAATCGAGGACGGGGTCCGAACGCTCGCGGACGTGCTCAAGAACCGATGATAGACAAATAAGAGGACCCGCGAGGGCCCTCTTATTTATTGCTTTTCTTCGCGGCCAGCCAGAATACCAGGATAATGACCGGAATCAGGATGAACCATGGAATGTGGATCGTGCTGCCGGTCAAGAACGCGAACACGGTAATCGCGATGAATCCGACGATCAGGTACAGGCAGCCCCTGCCGAAAGTCTCCATCCCACTCACTCTCCCGTTTACCCATTGTATACGGGATCGTTGCGAATGATCACCAATACCGTCGCATCATTGCTGATGATAGGCTTGGACAAGCTTTTTCGGCGCCGCTCGAAGATAGGCTTCGATGATCAGCTCCCGGAACTCGTCCCAGTCGCGGATCTCTTTGTTTGCCACCTGAACCCACCCATGCTGGCCGATATAAGGCGCGCGGATGTAGGGACCTTTTTGGATCAACACCTGCTGCGTTTCCTTATCGCTTTTGATGTTGCAATTGCCGCCCCAGCCCTTCTCGCCTTCGCCCATCATGACGAAGGACTTGTCCCTCACGCGAAACGTCGTATGACCGAAGCCGTCGATTTTCTCCTCCGCCTCCGGCAGTCCGGCGCAAATCTCGCGAATCCGGTCGCGAACGGCGAACGCGGTCTCCGAGACGAGCACGTGCTCGCTTTCGAAAGCCATTATATCCGATCCCCTTCCTGATTCCGATAGAGACGAGTATAGCGAAACGTATTGACGCCCGACGCGCAAAATGGTTAGCTAAAACAAGTCGGACATCCGGTCCCAAGCCCTCATGGACGTTAGGAGAATTCATATGGAAATGATCGAACTTCCCCTGCACTTGATCGACGAAGATACCGATCAGCCCCGTTACCAGTTCGATGACGAGGCGATCCAAGAGCTGATGAACAGCATCTCGGAACTCGGCCTGCTGTCTCCCATCAAGGTGAGAACGCTCGACAACGGCCGCTACAAAATCATTTACGGCAACCGCCGCTACAAAGCCTCCAAAAACCTGGGCCGCGCGACGATTCCCTGCATCGTGTCGAACGTGACGGACGAATTGGAGATCTACCTCGAGCAGATCGCGGAGAATTTAACCCGTGAAGGCTTCTCTCCGATCGAGGAAGCGGAAGCGTTCCACAAGCTGATGAACGATCCGAAATTCACGAGCTCCGTCAAATATCTCTCCAGCAAGCTCGGCAAACCCGAAGCCTATATCAAAAACAAGCTGGAGTTGCTGAAATTCGACGCGAAAGTCAAAAAGCTGATCGTCGGCGGCACCGAAATCCGCAAGGACAAGCTGACCGAAGACCAGCTCCTGCCGCTGAAAGACTTGCCGCTCGAGCATCGCGACTCTCTCGCGCTCATCGTTGCCCGGGACGAGCTGCCGGTCAGCGACGTCAAGAAAATCGCGAAGCTGTTCAAGGACAAAGAGATTTCCGCGGGCACGAAGGACAAGCTGCTGTACAAATCCGGCCGCGAACTGCTCGAAACCTGGTCGACGTTCGAAATGAACCGCGCCGAACGAGCCAAAAGAGCGGCTGAACCGAAGGAACCGCCCGCGCAGAAAGCGAAACCGGCTGCAGAGCCGGAAGCCGTAGAGGCGGAGCCGGCCGTCAAAGCCAGCCCGATCGAGACCCAGCTCAAGAAGCTGCTGGGCTCCCTCCCCGCGGAGGCGGAACTACCATTCGCATGGCTGCCCTCCTATTCGCAGATCCCTTCGGAAAGCCGGGAGCCGTTCATTAACGACGTTAACCACTGGATCGAGACGCTGGAGAAGCATCTCGACGAATGGCGGAAAGTGAAAGATGCGCTGATTAACGGTTAATGACGTTAATATTCGACGATATTTGACGCGTTCCCTGTCCGGGGACGCGTTTTTTCGTCGAAACCGGTCACCGTCTTACCGGAATTCCCGCGGAATCCGGCGGGCAACGCCGGATCGTATGGCCGCTTCCACCACCCGGTCGCGGATCGTCTTGACGATCTCTTGGTTGAACACGCTGGGGATGATATAGAGCTTGTTCCGCTCCTCGTCCCGGATGACCGATGCGATCGCTTCCGCGGCCGCCAGCTTCATCTCTTCATTGATCTCGGTCGCCCTGCAGTCGAGCGCCCCGCGGAAAATACCCGGGAAGCAAAGCACGTTGTTGATCTGGTTCGGATAGTCCGACCGGCCCGTCGCGATGACGCCGACGATATCCTCGGCCTCTTCCGGCGTGATTTCCGGCGTCGGGTTCGCCATCGCGAACACGATCGGATCCCGTGCCATTCGCTGCACGTTATGCCGTTTCAAAAGCCCGCCGGCCGACAAACCGATGAATACATCGGCACCCTCCACGGCTTCTTCCAATCCCCCGCTGATCCTGCGTGGATTGGAATTTTCCGCATACCACCGCCACATCGGCTGCGCGTACTCCTTGTCGGCCGTCAAGATGCCTTCTCGGTCGACGCCGATGATTTCCCCGACGCCTGCCGCCATCAGAATCTTGCTGCAGGCCACGCCTGCCGCTCCGACGCCGCACACGACCACCTTCACGCTGCCGAGCTCCTTGCCGACCACCTTAAGCGCGTTGATCAAACCTGCATACAATACGACGGCCGTACCGTGCTGGTCGTCATGGAAAACCGGGATGTCGAGCTCCTCACGGAGCCTCTTCTCGATCTCGAAGCAGCGCGGCGAAGCGATGTCCTCTAAATTAATGCCGCCGAACGCCGGCGCGATCGCCTTCACGTGGCGGATGATTTCTTCCGTATCCTGCGTATCCAGGCAAATCGGGAACGCGTCGACGCCGGCGAACTGTTTGAACAGCATCGCTTTGCCTTCCATGACCGGCATGGCCGCGTACGGGCCGATGTTGCCGAGACCGAGCACGGCCGTCCCGTCCGAGACGACGGCGACCGTATTGCGCTTGATCGTCAACGTGAACGCTTTGCCGGGATCCTCGCGGATCGCCATGCAGACCCGGGCGACGTCAGGCGTATAGACCCTGGACAGGTCGTCGCGGTTTTGGATCGGCGTTTTCGGAGCGATTTCGATTTTGCCTCCCAAGTGCAGAAGGAACGTCCGGTCCGATACGTTCACGACCCGGATGCCTTCCAAGCTTTTCAAAGCCTCAAGCACCCGGTCCAAATGCTCGTTGTCAACCACCATAACGGTCAAATCGCGGATCGTCGAGTCCCGTCCCGTGTGGATGACGTCGATGGCGACGATGTCCCCTCCGGTGACGGCGACGGCGCTTGCCACCTGGCCGAAATGAATGCGATCCGTCCTGATCTCCAGGCGGATGATGACGCTTTTGCCTCCTGACATGCCGGTACCCATAGGACTCATTGGATTCGAGAACCTCCCGCTGTCGGATATGGAGGCCGTCCGTGGAATCGGACCGGCCCCTCTTCCGTTACTATAACAGATTCCGGCATACGCAAAAAAGCACGGGCCCGCGAGCGGATCCGTGCTTGATCTCAATATGGCCTTAACATAAGGGTTACCACGTCACGTATCCCGGCGACGTCACCGTGTTCCGCAGCATATCGATGAGCGGAATCGTATACGCGAACAGGATGAGCGCGACGGCGATGCCAAGCCACAGGCCCCAGCGTTCCAGGAAACGCGGCGTCGCTTCTGCGTTCTCCGACACTTCGCCGATCGGATACTGGGTTTCTCCTTTCGGAGCGCGGAGCAAGGCGATCACGTTGCCGATGATCAGCAGCACGCCGACGAAGAGGATGATGCCGCCGACCGCCATGGCGACGTGGTAAGGCATCCACAGGATCGCGTCCGGATTGTCGTCGTAAGTCGTGTAGGCCGTCCGTCTCGGCGAACCGAGCAAACCGACGGTATGCATCGAACCCGACATGATGAACATCCCGACGCACCATACGATCGTCTGGATGATGCCTGCTCGGTTGATTCTCGGCGTCAGGATGCGCCCCGTCACGGTTGGGATGAGCCAGTATACGATGCCGAAGAACGTGAGTGCCACGCTGGTCGCCACCGTCAAATGGAAGTGGCCCGTGACCCACAGCGTATTATGCACGACCGCGTTCATCTGGTTACTGGCGTTGATGATGCCGCCAGCACCGGCGGGAATGAAGATCAGCATGCCCATGAACGGCGCGAAGAAACGGACGTCTTTCCACGGCAGCACCTTCATCCAGCCGAAGAGGCCTTTCGCTCCTTTCGCGCGTCCGTTCAGCTCGAACGTCGCGAACAGCGAGAACGCCGTCATGAGCGACGGAACGATGACCATGAAGGTGAGCACGACCTGGAGGTATTTCCAGAAGGTCGAGATACCCGGTTCCATCAACTGATGGTGGAAACCGACCGGAATCGAGAACAGCAGGAACAGCATGAACGACAGCCGCGCGAGAGAATCGCTGAAAATGCGTCCTCCGATGATTTTCGGAATGACGACGTACCAGCAAATGTAAGCCGGCAGCAGCCAGAAGTAAACGAGCGGATGGCCGAAGTACCAGAACAGCGTGCGGCTCAGCACCACGTTGACCGTATCCACCCAGCCGAACGACCACGGGATCAGCTGCACGACGACTTCGATGGCCACGCCGATCGTGGCGACTTGCCACAGCAGCATCGTAACGACGGACATGTAGGCGAACAGTGGAGACAGCTTGTTGGGGTTCGTCCGCTTCCAGCGGCGGTATTGCAGGAAGATGCCGAAGCCGCTCAGCCAGCTGCCGATGACCACGAGAGCCAGCGCGATATAGAACCACGGCGACGCCTTCATCGGCGCGTAGAACGTATACAGCACGGTCGCTTTGCCGAGCAGAATGACGACGACCCCGATCACCGTGCCTACGGACATGGTCCAGTAACCGGCCCACCCCAGCTTTTTCGAAGCCGGCAGCAGCTTGCCGCCCAGCGTGTGCGATACGCCGGAGTAGAGGAACCCGATGATGAAGTACGTCGTGAAAATAAGTGCCATGAGGACGCCGTGCGCGGTCAGCAGCTCGTAATAGCCGATGTTCGCGGGAAGCGTGATCGTACCGCCTCGGACCATCCCCTGCAACATCCCCGCGATGCCGCCGACGAGCAGCGCCGCGAACGCGAACAGAATATGCGCGATAACCAGCTTGCCGTCGCTTCGATCGAAATTTTTCATCCTATTCTCCCCTTACTTGACGACAATGGTGGTCTTCATGTATTCGTGGCCGGTGCCGCAATACTCGTTACAGATGATCAGATACTCGCCCGGTTCATCGAACGTGTGGCTGATATGGCTGATTTCGCCGGGCTCGATCATCATGTTGACGTTCGTTCCGAC contains:
- a CDS encoding PLP-dependent aminotransferase family protein — encoded protein: MTGDMASAGTKTEQIYALLRDRILQGQLRIGRRLPSTRDLSGELGASRSVIVEVYEQLIAEGYVEGRVGSGTFVADWKSGGFVEGPLSGDAASSMPITFERTKRNPYIDFMPSFPSLQDVPLARWTAAYRECAAIADPAVLGYGDPAGGPELRLQIARLLLQTKGFRCSPAQVIVTAGATQALSLLSKLLLAPGKTIVTEDPTANFILDIFVSSGANVEPVPVDRHGLCVTELKDAIRPAAVFVTPSHQFPFGGILPIQRRLQLLEYARRTGCYIIEDDYDSEFRYSGMPVRAMREWDAERVIYVGTFSKKLFPALRIGYMVVPEALVEPLVHIKKTADFHVPALPQLALARFMAEGQLDRHVARMKRVYARRRARLLASLRQWFGSDVETDGDAAGLHLVADFSGVRFDDALTEAIKERGVLVYPAESFAIRKGRYESKLILGFGNVTERQIEDGVRTLADVLKNR
- a CDS encoding MmcQ/YjbR family DNA-binding protein, whose amino-acid sequence is MAFESEHVLVSETAFAVRDRIREICAGLPEAEEKIDGFGHTTFRVRDKSFVMMGEGEKGWGGNCNIKSDKETQQVLIQKGPYIRAPYIGQHGWVQVANKEIRDWDEFRELIIEAYLRAAPKKLVQAYHQQ
- a CDS encoding ParB/RepB/Spo0J family partition protein yields the protein MEMIELPLHLIDEDTDQPRYQFDDEAIQELMNSISELGLLSPIKVRTLDNGRYKIIYGNRRYKASKNLGRATIPCIVSNVTDELEIYLEQIAENLTREGFSPIEEAEAFHKLMNDPKFTSSVKYLSSKLGKPEAYIKNKLELLKFDAKVKKLIVGGTEIRKDKLTEDQLLPLKDLPLEHRDSLALIVARDELPVSDVKKIAKLFKDKEISAGTKDKLLYKSGRELLETWSTFEMNRAERAKRAAEPKEPPAQKAKPAAEPEAVEAEPAVKASPIETQLKKLLGSLPAEAELPFAWLPSYSQIPSESREPFINDVNHWIETLEKHLDEWRKVKDALING
- a CDS encoding NAD-dependent malic enzyme — translated: MGTGMSGGKSVIIRLEIRTDRIHFGQVASAVAVTGGDIVAIDVIHTGRDSTIRDLTVMVVDNEHLDRVLEALKSLEGIRVVNVSDRTFLLHLGGKIEIAPKTPIQNRDDLSRVYTPDVARVCMAIREDPGKAFTLTIKRNTVAVVSDGTAVLGLGNIGPYAAMPVMEGKAMLFKQFAGVDAFPICLDTQDTEEIIRHVKAIAPAFGGINLEDIASPRCFEIEKRLREELDIPVFHDDQHGTAVVLYAGLINALKVVGKELGSVKVVVCGVGAAGVACSKILMAAGVGEIIGVDREGILTADKEYAQPMWRWYAENSNPRRISGGLEEAVEGADVFIGLSAGGLLKRHNVQRMARDPIVFAMANPTPEITPEEAEDIVGVIATGRSDYPNQINNVLCFPGIFRGALDCRATEINEEMKLAAAEAIASVIRDEERNKLYIIPSVFNQEIVKTIRDRVVEAAIRSGVARRIPREFR
- a CDS encoding b(o/a)3-type cytochrome-c oxidase subunit 1, whose amino-acid sequence is MKNFDRSDGKLVIAHILFAFAALLVGGIAGMLQGMVRGGTITLPANIGYYELLTAHGVLMALIFTTYFIIGFLYSGVSHTLGGKLLPASKKLGWAGYWTMSVGTVIGVVVILLGKATVLYTFYAPMKASPWFYIALALVVIGSWLSGFGIFLQYRRWKRTNPNKLSPLFAYMSVVTMLLWQVATIGVAIEVVVQLIPWSFGWVDTVNVVLSRTLFWYFGHPLVYFWLLPAYICWYVVIPKIIGGRIFSDSLARLSFMLFLLFSIPVGFHHQLMEPGISTFWKYLQVVLTFMVIVPSLMTAFSLFATFELNGRAKGAKGLFGWMKVLPWKDVRFFAPFMGMLIFIPAGAGGIINASNQMNAVVHNTLWVTGHFHLTVATSVALTFFGIVYWLIPTVTGRILTPRINRAGIIQTIVWCVGMFIMSGSMHTVGLLGSPRRTAYTTYDDNPDAILWMPYHVAMAVGGIILFVGVLLIIGNVIALLRAPKGETQYPIGEVSENAEATPRFLERWGLWLGIAVALILFAYTIPLIDMLRNTVTSPGYVTW